A section of the Salvia hispanica cultivar TCC Black 2014 unplaced genomic scaffold, UniMelb_Shisp_WGS_1.0 HiC_scaffold_555, whole genome shotgun sequence genome encodes:
- the LOC125199555 gene encoding uncharacterized protein LOC125199555: MSSGSDSGDEVINRVVQRVLARAARSREEVNQEAVPRPIRRRQSDDRDHTKAHNSLYADYFVEDPRWGPTVFRRRFQMRKELFLRIVNGLSVRYPDFQQRWDTTNKPGLSPLQKCTTAIRQLAYGGIGCVDMFDEYLHVAGITGRDCMTKFCKGVIQTFGPTYLRKPTAQDCQFLLNLHGRVNGFPDMLGSVDCMHWLGRTVRPLGEANLRPGSRAHSQPSFWKLLPTSGYGFACVLVAGRITT; encoded by the coding sequence ATGTCTTCCGGTAGCGATTCCGGCGACGAAGTCATAAATCGAGTGGTGCAACGCGTGCTTGCAAGGGCGGCACGAAGTCGTGAAGAAGTGAACCAGGAGGCGGTTCCAAGGCCAATCCGGCGCCGTCAATCAGACGACCGTGATCACACTAAGGCTCACAACAGCTTGTACGCGGATTACTTTGTCGAGGACCCAAGATGGGGCCCGACGGTTTTCCGTCGGCGTTTCCAAATGCGAAAAGAGTTATTCTTGCGCATCGTTAACGGGTTGTCAGTGCGTTACCCAGACTTCCAGCAGCGTTGGGACACTACCAACAAACCTGGACTGTCACCACTGCAGAAGTGCACAACTGCAATTAGGCAGTTGGCATACGGAGGAATAGGATGTGTcgacatgttcgacgaataTCTTCACGTCGCCGGCATTACTGGTCGCGATTGTATGACGAAGTTTTGTAAAGGTGTGATTCAAACTTTCGGTCCCACCTATCTGCGGAAGCCGACTGCACAAGATTGCCAGTTCCTGCTCAATTTGCACGGGAGGGTGAACGGCTTCCCGGATATGCTGGGAAGcgtagattgtatgcattggctTGGAAGGACTGTCCGACCGCTtggagaggccaatttacGACCGGGTTCAAGGGCACATAGCCAACCATCATTCTGGAAGCTGTTGCCGACCAGCGGCTATGGATTCGCATGCGTACTTGTGGCCGGTCGAATAACGACCTAA
- the LOC125199554 gene encoding cyclin-B1-2-like: MDPARTIPLEGRTDDLLRFGIHGVKSDIIEPHPLQSARRSAKQTQDEMKKKILSNTYGAAFPMKMEMDRQILSKFQRPPGAVPSSFVGLEAFTGTMEEFGFEDYLNDPRESESFRPVDMHHGMEVRLGLSKGPPCPSFM; the protein is encoded by the exons atggaTCCTGCGAGGACTATACCATTGGAAGGCCGCACCGATGATTTGCTGCGATTTGGGATCCACGGCGTCAAGAGCGATATCATCGAACCACATCCTCTTCAGTCTGCCCGTCGCTCT GCGAAGCAAACGCAAGatgagatgaagaagaaaatccTGTCGAATACTTACGGAGCAGCATTTCCGATGAAGATGGAGATGGATCGTCAGATTCTCTCCAA ATTTCAAAGGCCTCCTGGTGCAGTACCTTCATCGTTTGTAGGTCTAGAGGCCTTCACTGGAACGATGGAAGAGTTTGGTTTTGAAGATTATCTTAATG ATCCCAGGGAATCTGAATCATTCCGTCCAGTTGACATGCATCATGGTATGGAAGTTCGTCTTGGTCTGTCTAAAGGACCACCATGCCCCAGTTTCATGTAA